From the genome of Candidatus Nitrosocosmicus oleophilus, one region includes:
- the proS gene encoding proline--tRNA ligase, with amino-acid sequence MSKEFGISVKKDENFSEWYSQIVEKAGLADYISAKGFIVLRPYGFAIWDLIRIYLDQKFKETGHLNGFLPCLIPESLLNKEEKHFKGFNPEVFWVTSSGDSLLNEKLALRPTSEALLYSIFPKWISSYRDLPLKMNFWNTALRAEIKSTKPFIRNSEFLWQEGHTAHADKKEAEVEVMTILYLYKHFIEKVLSIPTISGYKSNKEKFVGADYTTALEGMMPDGKALQLGTSHNLGLNFSQPFEIKFLNKNNNEDFVWQTSWGISWRLIGALIMVHGDDKGLILPPIVAPIQIIIIPIYKDVNEHLVKDHANRLRDSLVSLGYRVFVDERDEFTAGWKYNEWEMKGVPVRINIGQRDIESNNVEVVRRDNRQKSIVPMDNLSKEIEKIFQSLQSDLYCKAETFLKEKTKIITNFDDFKGILDGHSGFIVTGWCGNEDCEVRVKEDTGADIRVIPFDSKDLPTGPNTTNDVIRDCIYCRKKANKIVIFAKAY; translated from the coding sequence ATCAGTAAGGAATTTGGTATTAGTGTGAAAAAAGATGAAAACTTTAGCGAATGGTATTCACAAATAGTTGAAAAGGCAGGGTTAGCGGATTACATCTCTGCAAAAGGTTTCATTGTCCTCAGACCATATGGTTTTGCTATCTGGGACCTCATTAGGATCTATTTAGATCAAAAATTCAAAGAGACAGGACACCTTAATGGATTCTTACCTTGCTTAATACCTGAAAGTCTGTTGAACAAAGAGGAAAAGCATTTCAAAGGATTCAATCCCGAAGTCTTTTGGGTAACATCGTCTGGTGATTCTCTGTTGAATGAAAAATTAGCGTTACGACCCACCTCTGAGGCTCTACTTTATTCAATATTTCCCAAATGGATATCTAGTTATCGAGATCTTCCACTTAAAATGAATTTTTGGAACACTGCATTGAGAGCTGAGATAAAGTCCACAAAACCCTTCATACGAAATTCAGAATTTTTGTGGCAAGAAGGTCATACGGCTCACGCTGACAAAAAAGAGGCAGAGGTAGAAGTCATGACAATTTTGTATCTTTATAAACATTTTATTGAAAAAGTCCTTTCAATTCCTACAATATCTGGATATAAAAGCAATAAAGAGAAATTTGTTGGTGCAGATTATACTACTGCATTGGAGGGAATGATGCCTGATGGAAAAGCACTACAACTTGGAACCTCTCATAACCTGGGTTTAAATTTTTCACAACCGTTTGAAATAAAATTTTTGAACAAGAATAATAATGAGGATTTTGTTTGGCAAACTTCTTGGGGTATATCGTGGAGATTGATTGGAGCCTTAATAATGGTCCATGGGGATGACAAAGGTTTGATATTACCCCCAATCGTTGCTCCGATCCAAATTATTATTATTCCAATTTACAAAGATGTGAACGAACATTTAGTCAAAGACCATGCTAATAGACTTAGAGATAGTTTAGTATCTTTAGGCTACAGGGTTTTTGTAGATGAACGAGATGAGTTTACCGCTGGATGGAAATATAATGAATGGGAAATGAAGGGGGTCCCTGTCCGAATAAATATTGGACAAAGAGATATTGAAAGCAATAATGTGGAGGTAGTGAGAAGAGATAATAGACAAAAAAGCATTGTCCCTATGGACAATTTGAGTAAAGAAATCGAGAAAATTTTTCAAAGTTTGCAATCCGATTTATATTGCAAGGCAGAAACCTTTCTTAAAGAGAAAACAAAGATCATAACAAATTTTGACGATTTCAAGGGGATTTTGGATGGTCATTCCGGTTTTATTGTGACTGGGTGGTGTGGTAATGAAGACTGCGAAGTTAGGGTTAAGGAGGATACTGGAGCAGACATTAGGGTAATCCCTTTCGATTCAAAAGACCTCCCAACCGGACCCAATACGACAAATGACGTAATTAGGGATTGTATTTATTGCAGAAAAAAGGCAAATAAGATAGTTATCTTTGCAAAAGCATATTGA
- a CDS encoding signal peptidase I, translating to MSKKNKDNKRKDIKIIIIIVVVFAIAFISIRTLLADSNPFYVVASGSMIPVLNINDLIIVWEKDNSTFANANIGDIIVFKAPDPAEENKTIVHRVSAIIEKGNNLTGNVILCAPIAINEVIQEKTILTKGDANECSIPGIDFPITEENYVGKVIYTIPQVGIIPQVLKPPVNYIIMAVIAGLLIYSFIRGGKKDKQEEEKEKLKDE from the coding sequence TTGTCAAAGAAGAACAAGGATAACAAGAGGAAAGATATCAAGATAATCATAATCATTGTTGTAGTATTTGCTATAGCCTTTATTTCTATTAGGACTCTATTGGCCGATTCTAATCCTTTTTATGTAGTGGCAAGTGGTAGCATGATCCCTGTACTCAACATAAACGATCTGATAATAGTTTGGGAGAAAGACAATAGCACCTTTGCTAATGCGAATATAGGGGATATCATCGTTTTTAAAGCCCCGGATCCAGCGGAAGAAAATAAGACTATTGTGCATCGGGTATCAGCTATCATTGAGAAGGGAAATAATTTGACCGGAAACGTGATCCTTTGTGCTCCTATTGCCATAAATGAAGTCATACAGGAAAAAACAATTCTGACAAAGGGAGATGCAAATGAATGTTCTATTCCTGGAATAGATTTTCCGATAACAGAAGAGAACTATGTAGGGAAGGTCATCTATACAATCCCACAAGTGGGTATCATACCTCAGGTATTAAAACCCCCTGTAAACTATATTATAATGGCTGTAATAGCTGGATTATTGATATACTCATTCATTCGTGGAGGTAAAAAGGATAAACAGGAAGAGGAGAAAGAAAAATTAAAAGATGAGTGA
- a CDS encoding DUF367 family protein — translation MSESSAIPLELAVLMYRQDDPNKCTASRLVKFKMAKEVRRVPITFLVLNPFAEKMVTPNDMKKFRGICAIDCSWKLATQVINTSKKFFNNRKLPALLAGNPTNYAKLGMLSTVEAISAALYILNYKEMAREILNKFKWGHTFMDLNSEILEDYSHALGQDEIITIEKDYFPHIFNS, via the coding sequence ATGAGTGAATCCAGTGCGATACCTTTAGAATTGGCTGTACTTATGTATAGGCAGGATGATCCAAACAAGTGTACAGCATCGCGACTTGTAAAATTTAAGATGGCTAAGGAAGTAAGGAGGGTTCCTATTACATTTTTGGTACTAAATCCTTTCGCTGAAAAAATGGTTACCCCTAATGATATGAAAAAATTTAGAGGCATTTGCGCTATTGATTGCTCCTGGAAATTAGCAACACAGGTAATTAACACGTCAAAAAAATTCTTTAATAATAGAAAGCTTCCTGCCTTATTGGCCGGAAATCCTACCAATTATGCCAAATTAGGAATGCTTTCAACGGTTGAAGCCATATCTGCAGCATTGTATATTTTGAATTACAAGGAAATGGCTAGAGAAATCTTGAATAAATTTAAGTGGGGGCATACATTTATGGATTTAAATTCCGAAATCTTGGAAGATTATTCTCATGCACTAGGACAAGATGAGATAATAACGATTGAAAAGGATTACTTTCCACACATTTTCAACTCCTGA
- a CDS encoding NOL1/NOP2/sun family putative RNA methylase, whose translation MDDILDCPVLLTGNEHSRFLSKRYGYKEWMISRFLNFIPCPEKMLEYIHNSKNLHYYIRVNTLKTNPQELKRRLDEKGYHLNETILKEVFEIKNPGFMGIQNKVDGVRNDNQNNADNNDNKVAVTAQRDNDLQSSKDNDPGSKQPSIGSTIEYLKGYYYIQDLSSCIAVEELEIDDGSDLVVLDMAAAPGGKTTHIAQKLNNMGAIFACELNSNRLASLLFNLSRCFVQNTIVLNIKAEEIDKLGLHFDRVLLDAPCTCEGIIMKDTSRKKSRNLVDLGTCSNRQKKLIMSGFDVLKPNGLLIYCTCSFAPEENEMIIQYLLNNRKDAKLEPLNYGMNGLTRFSKYQFDESMVFTKRFYPHIHSTNGFFIAKIRKISN comes from the coding sequence ATGGATGATATTTTAGACTGTCCGGTGCTTCTAACGGGTAACGAACATTCGCGGTTCCTATCAAAAAGATATGGATATAAAGAGTGGATGATATCTAGATTTCTAAATTTTATCCCTTGTCCTGAAAAAATGCTAGAGTATATCCATAATAGCAAAAATTTGCATTATTATATAAGAGTAAATACCCTAAAAACTAATCCACAGGAACTAAAGAGGCGATTAGATGAGAAGGGATATCACTTAAACGAGACAATTCTAAAAGAAGTATTTGAAATAAAGAACCCTGGATTCATGGGTATTCAAAATAAGGTCGACGGGGTTAGAAATGATAATCAAAATAATGCTGATAACAATGACAATAAGGTTGCTGTTACCGCGCAAAGAGATAACGATTTGCAATCTAGCAAAGATAATGACCCTGGATCCAAACAGCCTAGTATCGGTTCAACTATTGAATATTTGAAAGGATACTATTACATCCAGGATTTGAGCTCTTGTATTGCAGTAGAGGAATTAGAAATTGATGATGGATCCGATTTGGTTGTATTAGATATGGCTGCTGCACCTGGGGGCAAGACAACGCATATCGCTCAAAAACTAAATAATATGGGAGCAATTTTTGCATGTGAATTAAACTCCAACAGACTTGCATCTCTACTTTTTAACTTGTCACGTTGTTTTGTACAGAATACAATTGTGTTGAATATTAAGGCAGAGGAGATAGACAAACTTGGATTACATTTTGATAGAGTACTGCTTGATGCACCATGTACCTGTGAAGGGATTATTATGAAAGATACTTCTAGAAAGAAAAGTCGTAATTTAGTGGATTTGGGAACCTGTAGTAACAGACAGAAAAAACTGATTATGTCTGGTTTTGATGTTTTGAAACCAAACGGACTCTTGATATATTGCACTTGTTCCTTTGCGCCAGAAGAAAATGAGATGATAATACAATACCTCTTAAACAATCGCAAAGATGCAAAACTCGAGCCATTAAATTATGGAATGAATGGTTTGACAAGATTTTCAAAGTACCAATTCGACGAGAGTATGGTATTTACCAAAAGATTCTATCCTCATATCCATTCCACCAACGGATTTTTTATAGCAAAAATAAGGAAGATATCAAACTAA
- the cofD gene encoding 2-phospho-L-lactate transferase, producing the protein MITILAGGTGSIKLVRGMYKESENITIISNVADNFWHYGLYICPDIDTIIYGLSNNLDRKKGWGVKRDSFNFLKYMNTLGPETWFNLGDKDLTTHVLRTQLLKEGKSLTEITKFFTDKYGLSLLVAPASDTHYESNMVIEGNKRIHLQEYWIKYKGSMPVYDIIYNNIKKARVTLQAQRTLEESRLILFAPGNPITSIGPIINIPGMKNLLKKLKNKIVMVSPLISNRAVSGPCEIYMKAKNISPNLRGLIDFYSEIANTMIFDKLDEAEIEKKLRNDYPEINFCYSNILMTNLRKETSLARYIISNF; encoded by the coding sequence TTGATTACCATTTTAGCTGGGGGAACAGGTTCTATTAAATTAGTTAGAGGAATGTATAAGGAATCAGAAAACATTACAATTATTTCAAACGTAGCAGATAACTTTTGGCATTATGGGCTCTACATTTGTCCCGATATCGATACAATCATTTATGGACTCAGTAATAATTTGGACAGAAAGAAGGGGTGGGGAGTCAAAAGAGATTCTTTTAATTTCTTAAAATATATGAATACACTTGGACCCGAGACATGGTTTAACCTCGGGGATAAAGATTTGACAACCCATGTTTTAAGAACGCAGCTATTAAAAGAAGGGAAGAGTTTAACTGAAATCACAAAATTCTTTACTGACAAATATGGTCTGTCCCTACTCGTAGCTCCTGCTTCTGATACTCATTATGAATCAAACATGGTAATTGAAGGCAATAAGCGAATTCATTTACAAGAATATTGGATAAAATACAAAGGTTCAATGCCGGTGTATGATATTATTTACAATAACATCAAAAAAGCCAGGGTAACTTTACAAGCTCAAAGAACGCTTGAAGAATCAAGATTAATCTTATTTGCTCCAGGAAATCCGATCACAAGTATTGGACCAATAATAAACATACCTGGTATGAAAAACCTTTTGAAGAAGTTAAAAAATAAAATTGTTATGGTTTCCCCCCTTATCTCTAATAGAGCAGTCAGTGGTCCATGTGAAATTTATATGAAGGCGAAGAATATCTCTCCTAATTTGAGGGGGTTAATTGACTTTTATTCTGAAATTGCTAATACCATGATCTTCGATAAACTTGATGAAGCTGAGATTGAAAAAAAATTAAGAAACGATTATCCTGAAATAAACTTTTGTTATTCTAACATACTTATGACGAATTTAAGAAAAGAAACATCACTGGCGCGGTACATAATTTCTAATTTTTAG